tccccatccccatcccctccatccccatcccatcccattcccatccccatcccatgcccatccccatccccatcccatcccatcccatcccatcccatcccatcccatcccatcccatccccatcccatcccatcccatccccatccctccccatccccatcccatcccatccccatccccatcccatcccatccccatcccccccatccccatcccatcccatcccatcccatcccatcccatccccatccccatccccatccccatcccccatccccatcctatcccatcccaccccatcccatccccatccccatcccatccccatccccatccccatccccatccccatcccatcccatcccatccccatcccatcccatccatcccatcccatcccatcccatcccatcccatccccatcccatccccatcccatcccatcccatccatcccatcccatccaccccccatcccatcccatcccatcccatcccatccccatccccaccccatcccatcatcccatcccatcccatcccatccatcccatcccatcccatcccatcccatcccatcccatccatccccatcccatcccatcccatcccatcccatcccatccccatccccatccccatcccatcccatcccatccccatccccatcccatccccatccccacaccTAGCACACTTTGCACACTTTGCACACCTTGCACACCTTGCACACCCAGCCCTCCACTCTGCCTCGCACCTTTCCtgcacatttccattttttttttaccccaggATGAACCTGCACAAGGATTTGGGTGCCCACACTAGCTGTCCCCAACCGGGGCCCAATCCCGCTGCCCCACACTGCCCCCGTGGTCCTGCTGCGGCCAGGGGGAGCTGCTGTCCCGGGGGGGTGCCCTGAGGGACCCACACCACAGGGACCCGATGTGGGGACACCTCGGGGTTGCAATGGAAAGGGGGACGGGGACACATCCGGGTGACACTGGGGGGGGCACAGGAGAGGGAGCCCCTTGGATGGGAGAGGGGGCTCGTGTCCCATACGTGAGGTCCCATACGTCCTGGTGCCACTGCACCCTggggggacacccccccccccccaccacagAGCATTGCCATGCCACGGGGAGATCGACGTATGAAATTTATTAGGAAAACCAAAACCgaccaaaaaaataataccaaagaagagagaaggagggggaggaggagaaggaggggagaaggagaaggagaaggagaaggaggaggagaaggagaaggagaaggagaaggagaaggagaaggagaaggagaaggagaaggagaaggagaaggagagagagaaggaggagaggaaggagaaggagaaggagaaggaggaagaggaggaaggaggagaaggagggattAGGATTAGGAGAAGGATGATTAGGATTAGGAttaggagaaggaaggagaaggagaaggagaaggagaaggagaaggagaagagaaggagaaggagaaggagaaggagagggaaggagaggagaaggagaaggagaagaagaggagaaggggaagaagaagaggaggagaaggaaggagaagaggagaatgaagaagaaggagaaggagaaggaataggagaaggagaaggagaaggagaaggaagaggagaggagaaggagaaggaggagaggagaaggagaaggagagaaggaggagaggagaaggaagggaaggagaaggagaaggagaaggagaaggagaaggagaaggagaaggagaaggagaaggagaaggagaaggagaaggagaaggagaaggagagggagaaggagaaggagaaggagaaggagaaggagaaggagaaggagaaggagaaggagaaggagaaggagaaggagaaggagaaggagaaggagaaggagaaggagaaggagaaggagaagagaaggagaaggagaaagagaaggagaagaagaagggagaagaagaaccGTCTCCTGCTTGGGCCCTGTCCGCAGCGCCCGGGCAGGAGGCGCCGAGCCCAGCAAACCAGCGCAGCGAGAGGAGAGGACCGAGAAGCCGGAGGAGGTTTCGCACGCTCACACACCCGTGCACACCGTGCACACACGCTGGTGAGCCAGGCACGCATGCCCATGCCCCAGGGTAGGCGCAGGGGCAGGAGCGGGGCCACGCACACACACTGGGGACCAGCTGGGGGGTGCCCATGGCACTGGCCATCTCACACCCGTGGGACACGTGGCCGGGGacacctccagctctgcctggcaggATGCTCGTGGCACGGCCCGGGTCATGGTGCCCACCATCGGCAGCCCACGCGTGGCTTTAGGAGGCTCCAAGCATCCCCGGGGTGGTGGTAACGGCACCTCGGTGGCACGGCTGTGCCGGCGTCACGGAGACCGAGCTGGCACTGGGGATGTCCATACAAATCAACCCCCAGCGTGCACACAGAGTGGGCGTTTTGCATCAAAACGTGGTTTCTCGCCCCAAAAGAGGGGCTCTGGCAGTGCCCGGTGGGCACGGGGCCTCGGCGGTGCGCACGGCTGCCAGCGGGGACGGGCACGGTGCCGCCGGCGGGGATGGCACGCGCTGGCTTTCTCCTATATCGGTTtgggtttggttggttggtgtttgtctgtgtggttttttttttttttgcctttgggGTCTGCTCCTTCCCGCTGGTTTCGTCGCTCCCTGCCCCGCGGCGGCacggggagggaggcaggaggctggggggggggggtctcgtAGGCGAAGCGATCGGCCAGCATCCGCGGGGAGGGTCTGCGCGGGTCCTGCCGGGGGCTGGCCAAAGCGTCTCTCTAAAGGCAACTCCGAGGAGGTAAGGCAAAATGAATGCAGTTCGTTGGGCCCGGCGCCGTCTCGGCTTTGGGGTCTCCCGTGGCTCCCCCAGGCACACGTGCACACACCGAAGCAGACGGCTCGTTGCTTAAAAGAGAAACGGCGAGGGGGACGCCAGGGTGGGCAGCAAACGGCCCTTGgccaccccacagcaccccatgGCCATCCCACAGCCACCCCATGCGCCCCATGGCCACACCACGGCCACCCCCATGGCCATCCCGTGGCCACCCATGGCCACACCACGGcacacgcccccccccccccccccagggctctgcaccACCAGCTTGACCCCACAGCTGTTTGGGGTGGCTCTGGCTTGGGACATGGAGCCGGGGCTGAGGCCATGGGGATGGCTCAAGGCACCCCCAGGGCTCTTTGCTGGGCTGccggagcagggcagagcccccggGATGGTGGGCGCCGGGCACGGTGGGCTGCAGGCGGGGAGGGAGCACGGGGAACCGGCGGTcagtggggcaggagggagcacgGGGGACCTGAAGGGTCTGTGCACGGCCAGAGGGACCACAGGGGGCACCACAGGTCATGCACAGTGATGTGTAGGACCTGAAGGACCTGGGGAGGCCACCACAGTCTATTATGGACGGTGGTCTGTAGGACCAGGGGGACCACCACAGCCCATGCACAGCAGTCTGTAGGACCATGGGGACCACCACAACCCATGCACAGCAGTCTGTAGGACCAGGGGGACATGGAAGGATGGCAGTGTCCATGCATGGCAGTTGATGGGACTGGAGGGACCACGGGACATTGGCAGGGTCCATGCACGGTGGTCTGTGGACAGAAGGGACCACGGGGTGCTGTTGGGGTCCACACGCAGCAATCTGCAGGACCAGGGGGACCTCACGACATTGGCAGGGTCCGTGCGCAGCAGTCAGTGTGGCAGGAGGGCCACGGGGGCCAGAGGGCCATGCAGTGCCTGCGGGGTCCATGAGCAGTGGTCTGTGGGATCGTGGAAGGGTGGCGGGGTCCGTGCATGGACATTGATGGGACTGGAGGGACCATGGAAGGGTGGCGGGGTCCATGCATGGCAGTGATGGGACTGGAGGGACCACGGGACATTGGCAGGGTCCATGCACGGTGGTCTGTAGGACAGAAGGGACCACGGGGTGCTGTCAAGGTCCATGCACAGCACCCAGGAGGACGGAGGGACGCAGGACACCGGCAGGGCCCCACGCATGGCCAGAGGGACCAACGGGGGGCCATCACAGCCCATGCAAGTGGTCTGTAGGGCCAGAAGGACCAGGAGATGCCCTCATGGCCCATGCATGGCAGTCCGTAGGACCAAGGGACCACGGAGGCCATCAATCCATGCTCTGTAGGACTGCAAGgacagcaggaggctggcaggGTCCACGCATGGCAGCTGACGGGACCAGGGGGCTGCGACCAGCAGGGACCATGCATGGTGGTCTGCGGGATCAGAGGGACCGTGGGACACCAACAGGGTTCCATGCATGGTGGTTTGATGGACCAGAGGACCATGCAACACCAGCAGGGTCCATGCACGGTGGTTGATGGACCAGGGGACCATGCACACCAGCAGGGTCCGTGCATGGTGGTTTGAGGACCAGAGGGACTATGCAACGCCGGCAGGGTCCATGCACGCTTGGTAGGACCAGAGGGACCACCAGAGGCCCCACAGCCACGCACACAGTCTGTAGGACCAGAGGGACCACCGGAGGCCATCGGTCATTGGGGTGGTCTGTAGGGCTGGAGGGACCACGAGAAGATGGCAGTCCCGGGGGGTGGCGGCGCTGGGGGTCCCTCAGCCCCCGGGTGCTGGTGCAGGGCGGTGGGGGGACCCAGGGGGGTCAGGGGGGGGACGTGGGCAGAGTGAggtgcggggctgggagcacccCGGTGGCCGTGCGCGTCCTGCTCCCGGTGCCACCTCCTGCCGCTGCCCTCACACTCCGAAAGCCGTGGTTTGTCCCCAAACCATCCCATTGCATGGAGGGGGTGCTCTCGCCCTCTGCTCTCCTTTGGGGCCACTCGGACACAGGGACAGTGGCCGTGGCactgtccccatccctctggCGTGCCCGGACCCCAGGGGCTCCAGCATCGGAGCgagagccccccagcacccccatcTCCCCCACCCACAAGTGCTCCCCTCGCCTGCCCCACGCCGTCCCTGCATCCTGCTGGCCCCCACAGCCCCGTTTTCGGGGACAGCCCGCCTGGAGGTGCTCGGAGGGGTTCCCAAAccctccccacctccagctgcagaggaaagacGTCCCCATTGTCAGCCCGGCGGGGACACCAGGGTGGCACCAGCAGCCTGAGGCACAGCCACCCCCGACCCCACGCTGTCCCAGGCGCCACCAGGCAGCGAgcccacagccagcagagcccgAAGAAGGGGTCCGGTGACCAGAGCGGGGGGCACCACGACCCACAGTGGCACCAGGGCAGGGACGGAGCTCGCCGTGCCACCGCGGAGCCCCCAAAgtccccctcgcccccccccccaagatcaggaggaaggggctgcagggctgcggggTTGGGGTCTCTCCTCTCCATCACCACCTCCCCCTGGCCCCggacccggcccggccccggcccggccccggcccccccccccccgcccccggctcTCACTCGGCCCCCGACTCGGGGTGCCCCTCGGCGTCCAGGCACCCGTTCATTTGGGCGTCCGGCGCTGCGGGTCGTACTCCTCGTCCAAAAGTCCAGGGAGTTGTTGCTGGGCAAGCCGCGGATGGTGAACTTGTGGGACACCTTGGTCCACTGCTCCGGTTGCTGGCCCCCTCTCGTACAGCTCGGACGCCTTGGGGAAGAggtcctgcagcagcctggagggggggggggggggcacaaccCCTCAGCacgggggttgggggggggggaccccacGCCGTTCCCCGCTGCTGGAAAACCCCCAAAAtcctgcagggtgctgtgccCGGCGCCTCCCCCACCCTGGGACGCTGCAGGGGGGCAAAGGGAGGGCTTCTCCGCCCCACCcttaccccccccccaaaatccccctGGGGGTAGCTGatcggggcggggggggggggggctcactTGTAGATGGGCATGGCGAGTGCTCCATGAAGCTGATCTGCAGCTCGGGGATGTAGGCTTTCTCCGGTCCATCATCTCCAGCGGGCGGTGCCCATGGCTTTCTCTACAGCACCaacacgggggggggggtgtcaatGCACCCCCTCCACCAGGAAAACCCCCGCTGAGCCCCCCATCTTCATCcgagctcccccccccccccggcgcgTGCCAAGCGCTGGAGAGCTTCAGCCCCCTCCCCACTACCAGGTCTCCCTGGGAGAAGAACTCCTTGTAGATCAGCTCCTGCAAGGGACAGGCTGTCaccacgggggggggggaacataaCCATGGggccccctccctcccaccccccctcTGGCCCCCTCCCCGTGGGGGACGCAGCTCCGGGTCCCGCAGGGTGCAGGGGACGTCCCTCGGGGGGGCTGGTGTGGTCCCCTGCTGGTGCAGGCACCCGGCACGGGGCAGACCCCGGGGACAAAGTGGGGGGgtggggttttggggagggggggtcccCGCTCACCGCGATCTTCCTGGTGGTCTTCCAGCCTTGGTCTGGTCGGAGGGTCGCAGGACGTcatcagcaggcagagcagcaggctgtggtGCTGCTTGTTCTTGGGGTCGTAGCCGACTGCGGGcagggcggggaggggggggggggtgtcaggtttggggctggggggttcAGCACGGACCCCCACCGCCCCCAGGAGAGtgctctggggacagccaggACCCCCCATGCCATGCCCCACAGCCTCGGTGGGACGAgcccctcccagcaccccagtGCCAAACCCCTGGGATGCTGCACGGTGCCCCCAAGGCcagcctgccctgtgcccccccaccccacacccGGGGACAACTGGACACCCCAGGAGGGTCCCGGCAGCCCGTCCCCACCTTCTGCCATCTTCTGGAGGTCCTTGAAGATGCGCAGGTGATGGGCCAGGTCGGTGGCCAGGATGATGTCCCGCATGAGGTCCAGCATGCGCTGGTAATCCTGCAGGGCCCAGAGGCTGGCTcagcaccccagcagcagcacgtggcacggggggggggggggggggcggcggggaggctcgggggggggttggggggggtggggaggacaCGGGGGGGGCTCACCTTGCGGGAGAAGTGGTCGAAGATGGCAGCCTGGCTGTTGAGGATGGCGATGGCCTGGGCGAAGTGGTGCCGCTGCGGGAGGAGCGGGgaggtggcggggggggggggggaagcgcACGGGTGGGGGCATCGGCACGGCCCCAGCGAGACGGGGGAGGGGGCAGCCACTGCcaccaccccccacccccaaaaaaaagccacctgGGTGCCAACGTCCCCGAAGGGGGGAGCAGGGCGGGGGGACACTTACCTCCATGACTGAGCCCTCCGAGCTGTACAGTGCGGCAGGACGGATTTCTGCGAGTAGGAGCATCGGGGGTCAACCTGACGCTCACCTGACCCTCACCCCGACCTAATCCTGCCCCTAAATGTGcccctaaccctaacgctaaccctgaccctaaccctgaccctaagCCTAACACTAATCCTAAACCAAATCACATCCCTAACACCTAaacctaatcctaaccctaaccttgACCCTAACCCTCACCATAACACTAAACCTGACCCTGATCCTAAACTTAACCCTGACCCTgacctaaccctaacccctaaaccTAACCTAAATCTATCCCATAACCTTACTCTAACCATAAgcctaaaccctaaccctaaacagTAACCCTgaccgtaaccctaaccctaaccttaaccccGAACCCTAACCCCTAAAACCTAACCCttaacccctaaccctaacccaaaccccAACTAACCCTCCCTAACCCTGACCTAACCCTGACCTTAAACtctaaacctaaccctaaccccaaccctaaccctaaccccaaccctaaccctaaccctaaccctaatcctaaccctaaccctaaccctaaccctaaacctaacccaaccctaaccctaacccctaaccctaaacctaacccaaCCTAACCTAACCcaacctaaccctaaccccaaccctaaccccaaccctaaccctaaccctaaccccaaccctaaccctacccaaccctaaccctaaccctaaccctaaccctaaccctaaccctaaccctaccccaaccctaacccttaccccaacctaaccctaaccctaaccctcccctaacccctaaccctaaccctaaccctaacctaaccccaaccctaaccctaaccctaacccttaccctaaccctacccctaaccctaaccctaaccccaaccctaaccctaacctaatCCTAACCTCgaccctgcccctgcccctaACCTGCCCCTGACCTGGGCCGTCCCAGCTCAGAGCATGCCCCATCTTCACCATTGGGTGagccccccccaaccccgcGGCGTCCCCGTGCCCCTCTCCTCGCGCCCCGTCCCAGCGCCGTGCCGGAGCTCACCGAGGCCACCTGGAAGGAGTTATTGGTGCCCCTGTGGTCCAGGTCGTGGCACATGCAGAGAGATGAACAGGGCGAAGATCTCGATgc
This genomic window from Cygnus olor isolate bCygOlo1 chromosome 1, bCygOlo1.pri.v2, whole genome shotgun sequence contains:
- the LOC121057702 gene encoding uncharacterized protein LOC121057702, with product MGCDGPPLVPLAMRGALPVSCVPPSSWVLCMDLDSTPWSLLSYRPPCMDPATLPWSLQSHQCPCTDPATLPRSHRPLLMDPAGTAWPSGPRGPPATLTAAHGPCQCREVPLVLQIAACGPQQHPVVPSVHRPPCMDPANVPWSLQSHQLPCMDTAILPCPPGPTDCCAWVVVVPMVLQTAVHGLWWSPWSYRPPSIIDCGGLPRSFRSYTSLCMTCGAPCGPSGRAQTLQVPRAPSCPTDRRFPVLPPRLQPTVPGAHHPGGSALLRQPSKEPWGCLEPSPWPQPRLHVPSQSHPKQLWGQAGGAEPWGGGGGRVPWCGHGWPRDGHGGGRGVAMGRMGWLWDGHGVLWGGQGPFAAHPGVPLAVSLLSNEPSASVCARVPGGATGDPKAETAPGPTNCIHFALPPRSCL